A section of the Deinococcus hopiensis KR-140 genome encodes:
- a CDS encoding AAA family ATPase, translating to MGRPSGGAHLSLLGAPQILLDGKVRVLDARPAALLAYLAAEGPRPRSACAALLWPDTPPAAARNNLAQLLRRLEQQAGRVLVSGQRGLALTPHLTVDLWDPPLPGEAALLGGVDADFSRAFEDWLDAQRERRRVAQDQQVVQAIAALVEDGNLIAATALAAQRVERDPLNEEAHQLLMQLYHRRGDRAAAMQAYLRLQATFRLELGEEPSAETARLARDLAAGEAAHPPRQPMPLSLLRPPVLLGREEAWAQMEAGWTAGAGVALIGAPGSGKSRLVLDFVQAHPNHHVLLLQGQAGDQDTAYSAHARTYRQTLDAFPGLAASLPDWVRRELARIIPELGPAPAPLASDEEKLRFYDAKYEVLRRVTERGPVVLISDDLQFMDDASIEAGAYVYAKFWGNGHAPLRSMFCYREGTLSAAAEALSRQMYASGLVRPVHLAPLGTDATEALLRSIEVPGAARLAVEVQRFTGGNPQLTLEFAKYLYAQGEFGVEAVKEAANRTLGGLVAERLARLSPAAFQAAQAAVTLRSDFSLEQVAEVLGWGIMELLGAWEELEHAQVVRGERFAHDLVAQAVQGRLEEMPMVCALLHRKAARVLGEQGAPPARVAAHWQAGNQTAQAAPWWERAAQHAEATRHFAEAAGFYLSASQAFAEAGDAGRAEEMRRRGEHAARLSAPVTA from the coding sequence ATGGGTCGACCGTCAGGAGGGGCGCACTTGAGCTTGCTGGGCGCGCCGCAAATCCTCCTGGACGGGAAAGTGCGCGTCCTGGATGCCCGGCCAGCAGCGCTGCTCGCCTACCTCGCTGCCGAAGGGCCGCGGCCCCGAAGCGCCTGCGCGGCGCTTCTGTGGCCCGATACCCCCCCAGCCGCCGCGCGAAACAACCTCGCGCAACTTCTGCGGCGGCTGGAGCAACAGGCGGGCCGGGTCCTGGTCAGCGGGCAACGCGGCCTGGCCCTCACGCCCCACCTGACCGTTGACCTCTGGGATCCGCCGCTCCCCGGTGAAGCGGCCCTGCTCGGGGGCGTGGACGCTGACTTCAGCCGGGCTTTTGAGGACTGGCTGGACGCGCAGCGCGAACGCCGGCGGGTCGCCCAGGACCAGCAGGTGGTGCAGGCCATCGCGGCGCTGGTGGAGGACGGCAATCTGATTGCCGCGACCGCTCTGGCGGCCCAGCGCGTCGAGCGTGACCCGCTCAACGAGGAGGCCCACCAGCTGCTGATGCAGCTGTACCATCGCCGGGGAGACCGCGCAGCCGCCATGCAGGCCTACCTCCGGCTCCAGGCGACCTTCCGGCTGGAACTGGGTGAGGAGCCCTCGGCCGAGACGGCGCGGCTGGCACGTGACCTGGCGGCCGGGGAGGCGGCGCACCCTCCCCGGCAACCGATGCCCCTGAGTCTGCTGCGCCCGCCTGTGCTGCTCGGCCGGGAAGAGGCCTGGGCCCAGATGGAGGCGGGCTGGACCGCTGGCGCCGGGGTGGCGCTTATCGGCGCGCCTGGCAGCGGCAAGTCGCGCCTGGTGCTGGACTTCGTACAGGCGCACCCCAATCACCACGTGCTGCTCCTTCAGGGACAGGCCGGTGACCAGGACACCGCGTATTCGGCCCACGCCCGCACCTACCGCCAGACCCTCGACGCCTTTCCCGGACTGGCCGCCAGCCTTCCCGACTGGGTGCGCCGCGAGCTGGCGCGAATCATTCCCGAACTGGGGCCGGCGCCGGCCCCGCTCGCCTCGGACGAGGAAAAACTGCGCTTCTACGACGCCAAATACGAGGTGTTGCGCCGGGTGACGGAGCGTGGACCCGTCGTCTTGATCTCCGACGACCTCCAGTTTATGGACGACGCCTCCATTGAGGCGGGGGCGTACGTGTACGCCAAGTTCTGGGGCAACGGCCACGCGCCGCTGCGCTCCATGTTCTGCTACCGAGAGGGCACGCTCTCGGCCGCGGCGGAGGCCCTCTCCCGTCAGATGTACGCCAGTGGCCTGGTGCGGCCCGTGCACCTGGCCCCGCTGGGCACGGACGCCACGGAGGCGCTGCTCCGCAGCATCGAGGTGCCCGGCGCGGCCCGGTTGGCGGTTGAGGTGCAGCGGTTTACCGGAGGCAACCCGCAGCTCACTCTGGAATTCGCCAAGTACCTGTACGCGCAGGGAGAATTTGGCGTTGAGGCCGTCAAGGAGGCCGCCAACCGAACCCTGGGGGGCCTGGTCGCCGAACGGCTGGCGCGGCTCTCGCCCGCCGCGTTTCAAGCCGCGCAGGCTGCCGTCACGCTGCGCAGCGACTTTTCACTGGAACAGGTGGCGGAGGTGCTGGGCTGGGGAATCATGGAACTGCTGGGCGCCTGGGAGGAACTGGAACACGCCCAGGTGGTGCGCGGCGAGCGCTTCGCGCACGACCTCGTTGCCCAGGCGGTGCAGGGCCGCCTGGAAGAAATGCCCATGGTGTGTGCCCTGCTGCACCGCAAGGCAGCCCGCGTGCTGGGCGAGCAGGGTGCGCCTCCAGCCCGGGTGGCCGCCCATTGGCAGGCCGGAAACCAGACCGCCCAGGCCGCGCCATGGTGGGAGCGGGCCGCGCAGCACGCCGAGGCCACCCGGCACTTCGCGGAGGCGGCCGGGTTCTACCTCAGCGCCAGTCAGGCCTTTGCCGAAGCCGGGGATGCGGGGCGGGCTGAGGAGATGCGGCGCCGAGGCGAGCACGCCGCCAGGCTGTCAGCGCCCGTCACCGCCTGA
- a CDS encoding ATP-binding protein, translating into MAPTQGWRLQLWGAPGLMGPLGVAPRCEGKALALLVYLALEGPSTRARLADLLWPQTGAASRNNLVVLLRRMRQAYGEALWTVSGPLLTLGGQVEVVRGGAALLGDALPLAGWDTPELPEFSAWIAERRQSLRAEALQTLREQAQGLEARGAYAGSRTVLRRALDLEPFSEETARALMRAEYLSGDPAAALRTFSDLRLTLERDLNVVPTALTLALAEEIRQAARSGPGLPPARSGAVPTPLAAPQLIGRQAQWQAMSAAWTAGQAVVLTGEAGVGKSRLARDFAVAWEAGAPGESRPVTAFCGRPSDAPVPYAAVTRSLREVLARQPGLPIPAPTRRTLAALLPERFGAVPPPERDIGAALDTALREVFALALTEGSRLLLDDVHLMDAASARLLLTLAGTVGGPAMVACVRDAEVPASVAAVLDELYRAGRAVRQPLGPLDVEAGAALLHSLGRAELGPHIGRAVQFAGGRPLFLLETARHLLAQAGRLPPAGSAEDLIGRWAEQLSPEATQVARAAAVLSHDLRPEVLADMLGLPLLSVVGAWQELTSRSVVAGDHFTHDLVRDVLLGRLPPALRALLHRTAARALARDGAPHSRLALHWEAGDRLPEAARALVAAGDDARSRGLYREALAFFRRAQERYDRAALRSEAFLALVAQGEVLYVLEDEVPEWQRAAEELQVRAVTPREQAQALLQRARLLFAMQREAEQEEATRRGLALAQQVGDAGLEAELLESLAGRELHRDYRAAQPILERLNALSGDLRRPELRAWALEGLGLATSMTNPQQAPELLRAAEALHLQTKPPPYAASASAKQARALYKLGQFPEALAQAQRARKHLGLGEGFRVVQLINAYGEALCLWALGKQAGARRLVEGWAAGAPDAEHTQTELSWHGALELVQTWLHLAAGEVERAQALCERGRENAALPHTLRAERFALTAAVATAAGDRTEALAALDGALALTRCQGDLYLTVRCEAHRAALQGTPEALRAAARTAQGAGLSGLARAMAGGHSAGGDPALALSLQLSARFTA; encoded by the coding sequence ATGGCGCCCACACAGGGGTGGAGATTACAGCTCTGGGGAGCACCGGGCCTGATGGGCCCCCTGGGTGTTGCGCCGCGCTGTGAGGGCAAGGCCCTGGCACTCCTGGTGTACCTGGCCCTGGAAGGTCCCTCGACGCGCGCCCGGCTGGCCGATCTGCTGTGGCCGCAGACCGGCGCAGCGAGCCGCAACAACCTCGTGGTGCTGTTGCGCCGCATGCGGCAGGCCTACGGCGAGGCGCTCTGGACGGTTTCCGGTCCGCTGCTGACCCTCGGTGGGCAGGTCGAGGTCGTGCGCGGCGGTGCGGCGCTGCTGGGAGACGCCCTCCCCCTGGCGGGCTGGGACACGCCCGAGTTGCCAGAGTTCAGCGCCTGGATCGCCGAGCGCCGGCAAAGCCTGCGGGCCGAGGCCCTGCAGACCTTGCGCGAGCAGGCGCAGGGCCTTGAAGCGCGGGGAGCGTACGCCGGGTCCCGGACCGTCCTGCGGCGCGCGCTCGACCTCGAACCCTTCTCAGAGGAAACGGCCCGCGCCCTGATGCGGGCCGAGTACCTCAGCGGCGACCCTGCAGCGGCCCTGCGCACCTTCAGCGACCTGCGCCTGACCCTGGAACGCGACCTGAATGTGGTGCCCACGGCCTTGACCCTGGCGCTGGCCGAGGAGATCCGGCAGGCGGCCAGGTCAGGGCCTGGCCTGCCCCCGGCGCGCAGCGGAGCGGTGCCCACCCCGCTCGCTGCCCCCCAGCTGATCGGCCGTCAGGCACAGTGGCAGGCCATGAGCGCGGCCTGGACTGCCGGTCAGGCGGTGGTGCTGACCGGTGAGGCTGGCGTGGGCAAGAGCCGGCTCGCGCGGGACTTTGCGGTGGCCTGGGAGGCTGGGGCCCCAGGCGAGTCTCGTCCGGTCACCGCCTTCTGCGGCCGTCCGAGCGACGCCCCAGTCCCCTATGCGGCCGTGACCCGCAGCTTACGGGAGGTGCTGGCGCGGCAACCGGGGCTGCCCATCCCAGCGCCCACCCGCCGAACCCTGGCGGCGCTGTTGCCTGAACGGTTTGGAGCGGTGCCGCCGCCGGAGCGTGACATTGGTGCGGCCCTGGACACGGCGCTGCGCGAGGTTTTCGCGCTGGCCCTGACTGAAGGCTCCCGCCTGCTGCTCGACGATGTCCATCTCATGGACGCGGCTTCGGCCCGCCTGCTGCTCACACTGGCAGGGACGGTGGGGGGCCCCGCCATGGTGGCCTGCGTCCGCGACGCGGAGGTCCCGGCCTCCGTCGCTGCTGTCCTCGACGAGCTGTACCGCGCGGGACGGGCGGTGCGCCAGCCACTTGGCCCACTGGACGTGGAGGCGGGCGCAGCGCTCCTGCACAGCCTGGGCCGCGCCGAACTCGGGCCCCATATCGGCCGGGCCGTGCAGTTCGCCGGCGGGCGGCCCTTGTTCCTGTTGGAAACGGCGCGCCACTTGCTCGCCCAGGCCGGGCGCCTGCCCCCGGCGGGGTCTGCCGAGGACCTGATCGGTCGGTGGGCCGAGCAGCTCTCGCCTGAGGCGACGCAGGTCGCGCGGGCAGCGGCCGTGCTGTCGCACGACCTGAGGCCGGAGGTGTTGGCCGATATGCTCGGGCTGCCGCTGCTGAGCGTGGTCGGTGCGTGGCAGGAGCTGACCTCACGCAGCGTGGTCGCCGGCGATCACTTCACCCACGACCTCGTCAGGGACGTGCTGCTCGGCCGGCTCCCACCCGCCCTGCGCGCCTTGCTCCACCGGACGGCCGCCCGCGCGCTGGCGCGCGACGGCGCGCCCCATTCCCGGCTGGCCCTCCACTGGGAGGCGGGCGACCGGCTGCCCGAGGCGGCCCGCGCCCTCGTTGCAGCGGGCGACGACGCCCGGTCTCGGGGGCTGTACCGCGAGGCCCTCGCGTTCTTCAGGCGCGCGCAGGAGCGGTACGACCGCGCCGCCCTGCGTTCCGAGGCCTTCCTGGCGCTTGTCGCTCAGGGCGAAGTGTTGTACGTCCTGGAAGACGAGGTGCCGGAGTGGCAGCGCGCCGCCGAGGAACTGCAGGTCCGCGCCGTGACGCCGCGCGAGCAGGCGCAGGCCCTGCTGCAGCGTGCGCGGCTGCTCTTCGCCATGCAGCGGGAGGCGGAGCAGGAGGAGGCCACCAGGCGGGGTCTGGCCCTGGCCCAGCAGGTGGGCGACGCTGGCCTCGAAGCCGAACTGCTCGAATCCCTGGCTGGCCGCGAGCTGCACCGCGATTACCGCGCTGCTCAGCCCATCCTGGAGCGCCTGAATGCCCTGTCGGGCGACCTGAGGCGGCCCGAGTTGCGCGCCTGGGCTCTGGAGGGTCTGGGCCTCGCCACCTCCATGACCAATCCCCAGCAGGCTCCGGAACTGCTCAGGGCCGCCGAAGCCCTGCACCTCCAGACAAAGCCGCCTCCCTACGCGGCGTCGGCCAGCGCCAAGCAGGCGCGCGCCCTGTACAAGCTCGGGCAGTTCCCCGAAGCGCTGGCCCAGGCCCAGCGTGCCCGGAAGCACCTCGGTCTGGGCGAGGGTTTCCGGGTGGTGCAGCTTATCAACGCGTATGGCGAGGCCCTCTGCCTGTGGGCGCTGGGGAAGCAGGCCGGCGCGCGGCGGCTGGTGGAGGGCTGGGCGGCGGGCGCCCCAGACGCCGAACACACCCAGACCGAGCTGAGCTGGCACGGTGCCCTGGAACTGGTTCAGACCTGGCTCCACCTCGCCGCAGGCGAGGTGGAGCGGGCGCAGGCGCTCTGCGAGCGGGGACGCGAGAACGCGGCCCTTCCCCATACGCTGCGCGCGGAGCGCTTTGCCCTGACGGCGGCGGTGGCCACCGCCGCCGGCGACAGGACGGAGGCCCTGGCTGCCCTTGACGGCGCGCTGGCGCTGACCCGCTGCCAGGGTGACCTGTACCTCACGGTACGCTGTGAGGCGCACCGCGCTGCGCTGCAGGGCACGCCCGAAGCGCTTCGCGCCGCCGCCAGGACGGCGCAAGGCGCCGGTTTATCTGGTCTGGCCCGGGCCATGGCGGGAGGGCACAGCGCGGGGGGGGACCCCGCCCTGGCACTCAGCCTGCAGTTGTCCGCCCGCTTCACCGCGTAG
- a CDS encoding aspartate/glutamate racemase family protein, with translation MKTIGLIGGLSWESSAEYYRVINETVRGRLGGLASAQSLMYTVNFAEIERYQHAGEWDRATAVMQDAAQRLERGGADFLVICSNTMHRMAGEIEASVSIPLLHIADPTAEQIRAHAFTRVGLLGTAFTMEQDFYTGRLREKHGLDVIVPKKADRAAVHRVIYEELVQGQVKRESKAEYVRIMQALADRGAQCLVLGCTEIMLLVGDQDSPVPVFDTTTLHAAAAVQRALDASP, from the coding sequence GTGAAAACCATTGGACTGATCGGAGGACTCTCCTGGGAGTCCAGTGCGGAGTACTACCGCGTCATCAACGAAACGGTTCGCGGCCGGCTCGGTGGCCTCGCATCGGCCCAAAGCCTGATGTACACCGTCAACTTCGCGGAGATCGAGCGGTACCAGCACGCGGGCGAATGGGACCGGGCCACCGCGGTCATGCAAGACGCTGCGCAACGTCTGGAACGTGGTGGTGCGGACTTTCTCGTCATCTGCTCCAATACCATGCACCGCATGGCCGGTGAGATTGAGGCCAGCGTCAGCATCCCGCTGCTGCACATTGCCGACCCCACGGCAGAGCAGATTCGCGCGCACGCCTTTACGCGCGTCGGTCTTCTGGGCACGGCCTTCACCATGGAGCAGGATTTCTACACGGGCCGGTTGCGCGAGAAGCACGGACTCGACGTGATCGTTCCGAAAAAAGCGGACCGCGCCGCCGTGCACCGGGTCATCTACGAAGAACTGGTGCAGGGCCAGGTGAAGCGGGAGTCCAAGGCCGAGTACGTCCGGATCATGCAGGCGCTGGCAGATCGGGGAGCCCAGTGTCTGGTGCTGGGGTGTACGGAAATCATGCTCTTGGTGGGAGACCAGGACAGCCCTGTGCCCGTTTTCGATACGACGACGCTCCATGCCGCTGCGGCGGTCCAGCGGGCCCTGGACGCCTCCCCATGA
- a CDS encoding sensor histidine kinase — protein sequence MLVLSRAGRATLNLQTVSLQRLVDQAQKDVTLMFPDVRVAWTIDPLPTVQGDAATLQQVFGHLLNNAVKYSPGQAEVRVWSEEREQDWAILVKDRGVGFDPLYAGKLFGAFQRLVARHGGQVWAEGRVGKGAAFGFSLPKKVLS from the coding sequence ATGTTGGTCCTGTCACGGGCGGGCCGGGCGACGCTGAACCTCCAGACGGTCTCCCTGCAACGCTTGGTTGATCAGGCGCAGAAAGACGTGACCTTGATGTTTCCGGATGTCCGCGTTGCCTGGACCATTGACCCATTGCCGACGGTTCAGGGGGATGCGGCGACCCTGCAGCAAGTGTTCGGGCATCTGCTGAACAACGCCGTGAAGTACAGCCCAGGCCAGGCGGAAGTGCGGGTCTGGTCGGAAGAGCGGGAGCAGGACTGGGCGATCCTGGTGAAGGACCGGGGCGTCGGCTTTGATCCCCTGTATGCAGGCAAGCTGTTCGGGGCGTTTCAGCGCCTGGTGGCGCGCCACGGCGGGCAAGTGTGGGCAGAGGGCCGCGTGGGCAAGGGAGCGGCATTCGGATTCTCCCTTCCGAAGAAGGTGTTGTCCTAA
- a CDS encoding GAF domain-containing protein produces MLTLLPPGFAAYYEAQGGRWQLRTQTGAVRSAGMQALMDAGFPVGRTPSFDQVAQTGEPSFVEAYDAEADVGPALDPEVTQGVVAHATLPLIVGGEVRGLFNVPLFESRSWTASDQAVLTTATQHLAVVVERVERSAQLVRSNTELQASNQEPEAFTWFATLARRDPAQGDLARGASPWRGHRRCGPNGDAAGRHVGPVTGGPGDAEPPDGLPATLG; encoded by the coding sequence GTGCTGACGCTTCTTCCGCCAGGCTTCGCGGCCTACTACGAGGCCCAGGGCGGCCGGTGGCAGCTGCGCACCCAAACAGGAGCGGTCAGATCGGCCGGAATGCAGGCGCTTATGGACGCCGGCTTCCCGGTCGGCCGGACGCCCAGCTTCGACCAGGTCGCCCAGACGGGTGAGCCGTCCTTCGTGGAGGCCTATGACGCTGAGGCAGACGTCGGTCCAGCGCTTGACCCGGAAGTCACCCAGGGCGTGGTGGCCCACGCCACGCTGCCCCTGATCGTCGGCGGGGAAGTGAGGGGACTGTTCAACGTGCCCCTGTTCGAATCGCGGTCGTGGACAGCGTCGGATCAGGCCGTCCTGACCACGGCGACCCAACACCTCGCGGTTGTGGTCGAGCGTGTGGAGCGCAGCGCCCAACTGGTCCGGTCAAATACAGAGTTGCAGGCGTCAAATCAGGAGCCCGAGGCGTTCACCTGGTTCGCGACGCTGGCCCGACGGGACCCGGCCCAGGGAGATCTGGCGCGCGGAGCGTCACCCTGGCGTGGTCACCGACGCTGCGGGCCGAATGGAGACGCTGCTGGACGCCATGTTGGTCCTGTCACGGGCGGGCCGGGCGACGCTGAACCTCCAGACGGTCTCCCTGCAACGCTTGGTTGA
- a CDS encoding GAF domain-containing protein, protein MTGPAALWRGAVWSGDVVPEVVAQLQAGISLDAPSFAEAVRRGAPTFAEGWNAEDNALSAAAGYGAAGLVPLLIGGEVRAILAVGKRTAERWSAREQAIVRAVVRGLSPALERAAQAQQLTQQRDDLNRRTQELETRLQLKED, encoded by the coding sequence TTGACCGGCCCCGCCGCCCTCTGGAGGGGCGCGGTGTGGTCCGGGGATGTGGTCCCGGAAGTGGTGGCGCAGCTGCAGGCGGGGATATCCCTGGACGCGCCCAGCTTTGCCGAGGCCGTGCGCCGGGGCGCGCCCACCTTTGCGGAGGGCTGGAACGCCGAGGACAACGCCCTGTCCGCAGCCGCCGGGTACGGCGCAGCTGGACTCGTTCCGCTGCTGATCGGTGGCGAGGTCCGCGCCATCCTCGCGGTGGGCAAGCGGACGGCCGAACGGTGGTCCGCTCGGGAGCAGGCCATCGTGCGGGCCGTGGTGCGCGGGCTGAGCCCGGCCCTGGAGCGCGCCGCCCAGGCGCAACAGTTGACGCAGCAGCGTGACGACCTGAACCGCCGCACGCAGGAGTTGGAGACCCGGCTGCAGCTGAAGGAGGATTAG
- a CDS encoding PAS domain-containing protein: protein MTSRNPLLTLRQLQAVIDANGDCIKVLDLDARLLTMKLGGQQAMEISDFRQCRNAVLTPFWEGDDRTQLDAARAGETRTFPGRARTFMGTPKWWTVTVAPLWDDHGRMTHLLSTSRNITAQKMAEEAREAAQG from the coding sequence ATGACGTCCCGCAACCCGCTGCTGACGCTGAGACAGCTGCAGGCCGTCATTGACGCCAATGGCGACTGCATCAAGGTGCTTGACCTGGACGCGCGGCTCCTTACCATGAAGCTCGGCGGTCAGCAGGCCATGGAGATTTCGGACTTCCGGCAGTGCCGCAACGCCGTCCTGACGCCGTTCTGGGAAGGCGATGACCGCACCCAACTCGACGCCGCACGTGCGGGGGAGACCCGCACCTTTCCGGGGAGGGCCCGGACCTTCATGGGCACGCCCAAATGGTGGACGGTCACCGTGGCCCCGCTGTGGGATGACCACGGACGGATGACCCACCTGCTCTCCACCTCCCGCAACATCACGGCGCAGAAGATGGCCGAAGAGGCCCGGGAGGCGGCGCAAGGCTAG
- a CDS encoding alpha-amylase family glycosyl hydrolase yields the protein MSPIAPFTARFFLGLALSVSTMAQAGKVTLTVTRLPAGTPADARLTLGANVNGWNPADPHSILKKNADGTFSVNLDVPDGSVLEYKVTRGAWSSVEKNADGSEMANRTLKVQGDATVKLEVARWADAGTAAGTGTAGTVTVPTPGPVDAPRVQMLPRAPVAAANAWWANAAVYQVFVRSFQDSNGDGVGDFRGLTSRLDYLKDLGVNTLWLMPIYPSPSYHGYDVTDYENVHPDYGTLADFDAFVKSAHTRGMRVLLDWVPNHTSRAHPWFQAALDPKSPKRDWYLWRSQNPGWGPPWGGMGNVWHRSGDAYYYGAFWEGMPDLNWRNPQVKAAVNGAAAFWLKRGVDGFRVDAIRYVVEGKNGNTPDNPDNLAWVRDFETFVKGLRKDAAVVGEAWTGAPNVAKYLLGGAGEDLAFDFDLRDALLSAVGGRSAAPLQAALDQVTALYPKGSVDAIFTTNHDLVRPEYGGLAQAKVAASLLLTLPGTPFLYYGEEIGLPNGPGGADEQKRTPMRWNPGVGAGFTSGQPWYAFSTDAPSVTVEAQRKDPTSLLNHDRRLLALRAQHPALRVGGYVPLLAQDGVLAYARYQGQDVVVVAVNLGATAAPVKLDLTRVPVALRGPVTDAWSGRRLTDVGAGNAGHYDAGTLDPDGLAVLSLRAAP from the coding sequence ATGTCGCCGATTGCTCCCTTTACCGCCCGGTTCTTTCTCGGTCTGGCCCTCTCGGTCTCCACGATGGCGCAGGCCGGGAAGGTCACCCTCACCGTCACCCGCCTTCCTGCAGGCACCCCCGCCGACGCCCGGCTCACGCTGGGGGCCAACGTCAACGGCTGGAACCCGGCCGACCCCCACAGCATCCTGAAGAAAAACGCGGACGGCACCTTCAGCGTGAACCTCGACGTGCCCGACGGGAGCGTCCTGGAGTACAAGGTGACCCGGGGTGCCTGGAGCAGCGTGGAGAAGAACGCCGACGGCTCTGAAATGGCCAACCGCACGCTGAAGGTCCAGGGCGACGCCACCGTAAAGCTTGAGGTGGCGCGCTGGGCTGACGCGGGAACGGCGGCGGGTACAGGGACGGCGGGCACGGTGACGGTGCCCACCCCCGGTCCGGTGGACGCGCCCAGGGTGCAGATGTTGCCCCGCGCGCCTGTCGCCGCCGCCAATGCCTGGTGGGCGAACGCCGCGGTTTATCAGGTGTTCGTCCGGAGCTTTCAGGACAGCAATGGGGACGGGGTGGGGGATTTCCGGGGGCTGACCTCCCGCCTCGACTACCTCAAGGACCTGGGCGTCAACACCCTGTGGCTGATGCCCATCTACCCGTCGCCGTCGTACCACGGCTACGACGTGACCGACTACGAGAATGTGCATCCGGACTACGGGACCCTGGCCGACTTCGACGCGTTCGTGAAGTCGGCCCACACCCGGGGAATGCGGGTGCTGCTCGACTGGGTGCCCAACCACACCTCACGTGCGCATCCCTGGTTCCAGGCGGCCCTGGACCCCAAAAGCCCCAAGCGCGACTGGTACCTCTGGCGGTCCCAGAACCCGGGGTGGGGGCCGCCCTGGGGCGGAATGGGCAACGTCTGGCACCGCTCGGGCGACGCCTACTACTACGGGGCCTTCTGGGAAGGGATGCCGGACCTGAACTGGCGGAACCCGCAGGTGAAGGCCGCCGTGAACGGCGCGGCGGCCTTCTGGCTGAAGCGGGGCGTCGACGGCTTCCGGGTGGACGCGATTCGCTACGTGGTCGAGGGTAAAAACGGCAATACGCCCGACAACCCGGACAACCTCGCCTGGGTGCGGGACTTCGAGACCTTCGTAAAGGGCCTCAGGAAGGACGCGGCGGTGGTGGGCGAGGCCTGGACGGGCGCCCCGAACGTGGCCAAATACCTGCTGGGCGGCGCGGGTGAGGACCTGGCCTTCGACTTCGACCTCCGCGACGCCCTGCTCAGCGCAGTGGGGGGCCGCAGTGCGGCCCCCCTGCAGGCCGCCCTCGATCAGGTCACGGCCCTGTACCCAAAAGGCAGCGTGGACGCGATTTTCACCACCAACCACGACCTCGTGCGCCCCGAGTACGGGGGCCTGGCCCAGGCAAAGGTGGCGGCCAGCCTGCTGCTGACCCTGCCCGGCACGCCCTTTCTGTATTACGGCGAGGAGATCGGGCTGCCCAACGGCCCCGGAGGCGCAGACGAGCAGAAGCGGACGCCCATGCGCTGGAACCCTGGCGTGGGGGCAGGCTTTACGAGCGGCCAGCCCTGGTACGCCTTCAGCACCGACGCCCCGTCGGTGACCGTCGAGGCGCAGCGCAAAGACCCCACGTCCCTGCTCAACCACGACCGCCGCCTGCTGGCGCTGCGGGCGCAACATCCGGCGTTGCGCGTGGGCGGCTACGTGCCCCTGCTCGCCCAGGACGGCGTGCTCGCCTATGCCCGGTACCAGGGGCAAGACGTGGTGGTGGTGGCCGTGAACCTCGGGGCCACGGCCGCGCCCGTCAAGCTGGACCTGACCCGGGTTCCGGTGGCCCTGCGGGGACCGGTCACCGACGCCTGGAGCGGCCGGCGCCTGACGGATGTGGGCGCGGGAAACGCGGGCCACTACGACGCCGGGACGCTTGACCCAGACGGGTTGGCGGTGCTGAGCCTCCGCGCCGCGCCCTGA
- a CDS encoding PA domain-containing protein produces the protein MGPARTGRTPQGFRTVDVSGQVAVVQRGQVLFLANALAAGAAGLIVVNNGAEELQGRPGERLTLPALAMTSVADDPPTPITSPSSSPPATPRQRRRVHGGQRRTGAGQPCQGAARRLSTANPSGSSVPAS, from the coding sequence TTGGGCCCGGCACGGACCGGCAGGACGCCCCAGGGTTTCCGCACAGTGGACGTCAGTGGTCAGGTGGCGGTGGTGCAGCGCGGTCAGGTCCTCTTCCTGGCAAATGCCCTTGCGGCGGGCGCGGCTGGGCTGATCGTGGTGAACAACGGGGCCGAGGAGCTGCAGGGGCGGCCGGGTGAGCGGCTGACGTTGCCAGCGCTGGCCATGACCAGCGTGGCGGATGATCCGCCAACCCCCATCACCTCGCCCTCAAGTTCGCCGCCGGCAACCCCCCGGCAACGCCGCCGGGTCCACGGGGGCCAGCGGCGAACAGGCGCGGGACAGCCGTGTCAGGGCGCGGCGCGGAGGCTCAGCACCGCCAACCCGTCTGGGTCAAGCGTCCCGGCGTCGTAG